DNA sequence from the Arthrobacter sp. V1I9 genome:
CCATAGAACAGGTATCGAAGCAGCTCGATGCGGCACGGGCCGCCCTTCGCATCAATATCCTCCCCCAGCACTTTCCTGCATTCGAGCCGCAGGAACTGCGGCTGACGCAGACCGTCTATTCGCCACAAATTGACGGTCAAACGGCGATAGAGCGGATCCGGTGGGGCAAGGTATACGGCGGACTTCCAGAACTGGCAGCCGCAATCTCAAACTGGGCCAGCCCGGCGCCGCTGCTCCTGCCTGGCACTGACGCGCGGCTTGGCCTGGCCAACGCGCTTTGCGCGCTGTTCCGCACCACCTGCCCGCCCGAAGTAAAGGCGAAGTTGAGCGTACCGCAGAAGGCAGGCTTCGACGTCGTACAGCGGATCAGCGAAATCCACCGTGAAATCGCCGCGCTGCACGGGGAACTTGCTGATCTTGTGTCGGCGCAGGCGGCCGCGGCCAGCAACTTTCCGCAAGCAGAACCAACACCGCAACCAAAGGTACAGCTACCAGCCGCAAAGCCTGCTGCCTCAAAGGCGGTAGCCACCAAGGCTTCTGTCATGACTGAACACCAGCGAATGCAGGCACACCTGGCGAGGAGCTTTCACGGGGTCAATGGAAGCGCTGACGCCGCCACGAAGGCACTAGAGCAGGCTTGGCTGTCGGTGCTCAATGACCCGCTACTGCACGGCCCGCCGGGGATCAGTGTTGGTATGTTTGGGGCCGTGGGATCGCCTCTGGTAAAAGAGAAACACGGTTCACTGGCCAAATTGCTCGGGATGCAGTTACGCAAGTGGTGCATCCTGCAGGCCGAAACCGCAGGCATGAAGCCGCGGGACGTTGCGGGTAAGCCGTCAAACATTCGGGTGCGCTGATACGGCCTCCAGCCGACCTTCACCCGAACGCCGTACTACCGGACGGCCTTGTCTGCGTTGACGCGGCCGTGGGCCCAGTAGGGTTCGCTGCCGGACTTCATCTCGGCGGTTGATTCGACGTTTGCTCGGACTGACGCGTTAGTGGCGCCGGCATGGGAACTCCAGGCAAGCGCAGCAACGCCGGCAACGATGGGTGCGGCCATCGAGGTGCCGCTGCCGACGTCGTAACCGAAGGAGCGGTTGTTCTGCCTGCCGATGACGAACTTGTGGTTGGGGAAGGTGGAGTAGACGTTGACCCCCGGTGCTGCGACATCCACCCAGCTGGCTCCGTAGGTGGAAAACGAGGCTTTGGCGTCGTTGTTGTCGGTAGCTCCGACGGCGATGACGTTGGTGTATGCGCCCGGATACACCTTGGTCTGGCTGTTCCCGTTGCCAGCCGCGGCAACGAGCACCACGCCCCTGCTCCAGGCGTTGTTTACGGCAGTTTCGAGAGTGAGTGACGCCCCCACGGCGAGGCTCATGTTGATGACCTTCGCGCCACTGTTGACCGCCCAGTTAATGCCGTTCGCAAGACCGGAACTGGACCCCATCCCGTTGTCGCTGAGAACTTTGCCAGCCAGGATGGTGCAGCCCGGGCAAACGCCGGCGACGCCGATTGAGTTGTCGGCCGTGGCGGCCACGATACCGGCGACGTGCGTGCCGTGGCCGTAATTGTCCTCATTGGTTCTCGAAGTGGTGAAGTTGGCGCGTGCAACAACCTTCGGGTCGATGTCTGGGTTGTCGGTAGCGACGCCTGAATCGAGGACGGCAACTCCTATCCCGTCGCCGGTTGAAACGGTCCACGCTTCGACGGCGTCCACGTCGGCGTCCGCTGTGCCCGCGTCAACAGTCAGGCTGTCCGCCGTGTTGGCAAATGCCTGGCCCTCGTTGTGCAGTGCGTATTGGCGGGAAAAATACTCGTCAGCTGTCGCTGCCTGAACAATCCTGTCCAGCTCCGCGTACTCAACCACCGGGTTTCGGTTCAACGCTTCGAT
Encoded proteins:
- a CDS encoding S8 family serine peptidase, with the translated sequence MKKALMAGLASAFMMLSGITFAGSGNAAAEPSHVAGQIMVKFRDHRAAAGVLRQHGLSEGASIGSTGAHLIKVPAGKEVQLIEALNRNPVVEYAELDRIVQAATADEYFSRQYALHNEGQAFANTADSLTVDAGTADADVDAVEAWTVSTGDGIGVAVLDSGVATDNPDIDPKVVARANFTTSRTNEDNYGHGTHVAGIVAATADNSIGVAGVCPGCTILAGKVLSDNGMGSSSGLANGINWAVNSGAKVINMSLAVGASLTLETAVNNAWSRGVVLVAAAGNGNSQTKVYPGAYTNVIAVGATDNNDAKASFSTYGASWVDVAAPGVNVYSTFPNHKFVIGRQNNRSFGYDVGSGTSMAAPIVAGVAALAWSSHAGATNASVRANVESTAEMKSGSEPYWAHGRVNADKAVR